From the Vibrio algarum genome, one window contains:
- a CDS encoding RidA family protein, which yields MTGNIIKFSRNTENAPINSMSTQTVAFSHYNNISAQLPVDAKTGKTVDGGVKDQARQCLTNIKAIVESIDHIMGDVVKINIFLKNISDVAAVDEVYSTFFQNYFPTRTTVAVAELPMADALVQMDALISNGEGTTPQAPCDLIKIAKNTENAPTSSVSTQTVAFSHYNNISAQLPVDPKTGDIVSGGIKEQTGQCLKNIKEILTSIDVPFDDIVKINIFVNDLSDIDAVNEVYSTYFPDSAIARSVAYVPARTTVAVAALPMGALVQIDAVVSHGDGTPPQAIEDRHGIVIRAKNTENAPKSTFYTQTVAFSHYNHIAGQLPVEPCTGKVVAGGVNDQARQCLNNIKAIVESVGHVMDDVVKINIQLKNIADLDAVDDVYTTFFEKDLPARTTVGVSSIAMDALVQIDAVISNCEGTPPKA from the coding sequence ATGACTGGCAACATTATAAAGTTTTCGAGAAATACAGAGAACGCACCAATAAACTCTATGTCTACACAAACAGTAGCTTTTTCTCATTACAACAATATTTCTGCTCAATTACCTGTAGACGCAAAAACAGGTAAAACTGTCGATGGTGGAGTAAAAGATCAGGCCAGACAATGCTTAACAAATATTAAAGCCATTGTAGAAAGTATCGACCACATAATGGGTGACGTTGTAAAAATCAATATATTCCTTAAAAATATCTCAGATGTTGCTGCTGTTGATGAAGTTTACTCAACATTCTTTCAAAACTACTTCCCTACACGTACGACCGTCGCAGTAGCTGAGCTACCAATGGCTGACGCTTTAGTACAAATGGACGCACTTATTTCTAACGGTGAAGGAACCACACCCCAAGCACCTTGTGATCTTATAAAAATAGCAAAAAATACTGAAAATGCTCCGACAAGTTCAGTTTCTACACAAACCGTTGCTTTTTCTCACTACAACAATATTTCTGCTCAGCTGCCTGTTGATCCTAAAACAGGAGATATTGTATCCGGTGGTATTAAGGAACAAACTGGGCAATGTCTAAAAAATATCAAGGAAATTTTGACGAGTATCGACGTTCCTTTTGATGATATTGTTAAAATCAATATATTCGTCAATGACCTCTCCGATATTGACGCTGTAAACGAAGTTTATTCCACCTACTTCCCTGATTCTGCCATCGCAAGAAGCGTTGCCTATGTGCCGGCGAGAACAACGGTTGCTGTAGCAGCTTTACCTATGGGTGCATTAGTACAGATTGACGCTGTTGTATCACACGGAGACGGAACACCGCCACAAGCTATTGAAGATAGACATGGCATTGTCATTCGAGCAAAAAATACCGAAAATGCACCAAAAAGCACATTTTATACACAAACCGTGGCTTTTTCTCACTACAATCATATTGCTGGTCAACTACCTGTCGAACCATGCACAGGAAAAGTAGTCGCAGGTGGTGTAAACGATCAAGCAAGACAATGCCTTAATAACATTAAAGCGATTGTGGAAAGTGTCGGCCATGTGATGGACGACGTTGTCAAAATTAATATACAACTTAAAAACATCGCAGATTTAGATGCTGTAGACGATGTTTACACTACTTTCTTTGAAAAAGATCTTCCAGCAAGAACTACCGTTGGCGTTTCCTCGATTGCTATGGATGCGTTGGTGCAAATTGATGCTGTTATTTCAAATTGCGAAGGCACGCCACCAAAAGCGTAA
- a CDS encoding D-serine ammonia-lyase, with product MTAYDVTLLQSEFPLLKRMIALEQVNWFNPNSTSLDAARPFIGLDDKDIKDASERLSRFAPYIAKAFPETRLSGGIIESEVAEISHMKANLETEYSIKIPGRLMLKKDSHLPISGSIKARGGIYEVLTHAEKLAINAGMLSEVDDYSKLCSETFRTFFSQYSIAVGSTGNLGMSIGIISAKLGFSVSVHMSADAREWKKKKLREHGVNVIEYTQDYGVAVEQGRKEAEKDPNCFFIDDENSQTLFLGYSVAGERVKAQFKQMGIAVDKQHPLFVYLPCGVGGGPGGVAFGLKMAFGDNVHCVFAEPTHSPCMLLGVHTGLHDKICVQDIGIDNVTAADGLAVGRASGFVGRAMQRLLDGYYTISDETMYHLLGQLNKSENIQLEPSALAGMLGPVIVSDAADYQKFSDLTYVMADATHLVWATGGGMVPDVEMKSYLSFANNLTEVCNNT from the coding sequence ATGACCGCTTATGACGTGACGTTATTACAGTCAGAATTTCCATTACTTAAACGCATGATAGCGTTAGAGCAGGTAAACTGGTTTAACCCAAATAGCACAAGCCTCGATGCAGCACGGCCTTTTATAGGCCTAGATGACAAGGATATTAAAGACGCCAGTGAGCGTCTATCTCGTTTTGCTCCGTATATTGCAAAAGCTTTTCCAGAAACACGTCTTTCTGGTGGCATTATCGAGTCCGAAGTTGCTGAAATTTCTCATATGAAAGCCAATCTGGAAACAGAGTATAGCATTAAGATTCCTGGTCGCTTGATGCTTAAAAAAGACAGTCACCTTCCGATTTCTGGGTCGATTAAGGCCCGTGGTGGTATCTATGAGGTTTTAACCCATGCAGAAAAGCTTGCTATCAATGCTGGAATGCTCTCTGAAGTAGATGATTACAGTAAACTGTGTTCGGAAACGTTCAGAACATTCTTTAGTCAATACAGTATAGCCGTGGGCTCTACAGGGAATTTGGGGATGTCGATTGGCATTATTAGCGCCAAACTGGGTTTTTCGGTCTCTGTTCATATGTCCGCTGACGCGCGCGAGTGGAAGAAGAAAAAACTTCGAGAGCATGGTGTGAATGTTATTGAATATACGCAAGATTATGGTGTTGCTGTCGAACAAGGCCGCAAAGAAGCAGAAAAAGATCCGAATTGTTTTTTTATTGATGACGAAAATTCTCAAACATTATTTCTTGGTTATTCTGTTGCGGGAGAAAGGGTTAAGGCTCAGTTTAAACAGATGGGTATAGCGGTAGATAAACAACATCCTTTGTTTGTCTATTTACCGTGCGGTGTTGGTGGTGGTCCCGGTGGTGTGGCATTCGGCCTTAAAATGGCTTTTGGTGATAATGTGCATTGTGTGTTTGCCGAGCCGACTCATTCCCCATGTATGTTATTAGGCGTACATACGGGTCTGCATGATAAAATTTGCGTACAGGATATTGGGATAGATAACGTCACTGCAGCGGACGGACTAGCCGTAGGGAGAGCATCGGGTTTTGTAGGTCGAGCAATGCAACGCTTGTTAGACGGTTATTACACAATCTCAGATGAGACAATGTATCATTTATTGGGGCAGCTAAATAAAAGTGAGAATATTCAACTCGAACCTTCAGCGTTGGCCGGAATGTTGGGGCCAGTAATAGTTTCTGACGCGGCCGATTATCAAAAATTTTCGGATTTAACTTATGTGATGGCAGATGCTACACATCTGGTTTGGGCGACAGGCGGAGGAATGGTGCCGGATGTTGAGATGAAGTCCTATTTGTCGTTTGCAAATAACCTAACTGAGGTGTGTAACAATACTTGA